A genomic region of Exiguobacterium oxidotolerans JCM 12280 contains the following coding sequences:
- the dnaA gene encoding chromosomal replication initiator protein DnaA: MKNAAELWHNVLSVIEEEERTPKASYDMWLKSTEGVTLNGTTLIISAPAAFTVTWLERQYLSLLEDTVEEVTGSRLDIQFIEEGQAKKMLDRQNEEASETVPPSKTSNRAQSSRKPTDELVMSELGQLNTKYTFDTFVIGSGNRFAHAASLAVAEAPAKAYNPLFIYGGVGLGKTHLMHAIGQYVQDQNLGTRIAYVSSERFTNDFINSIRDNKTVEFRNKYRNIDVLLIDDIQFLAGKEQTQEEFFHTFNALHNDQKQIIISSDRPPKEIPTLEDRLRSRFEWGLITDITPPDLETRIAILRKKANAEQLDVSNEVMLYIASQIDTNIRELEGALTRVIAYANLVGRTIDPNVAAEALHNIMPVTEPRKVTIRDIQESVSKHFNLPFDDLKAKKRTKSIAFPRQIAMYLSREMTESSLPKIGEEFGGRDHTTVIHAHEKISMLVKSDGETGKVIEQIKHELKHS; encoded by the coding sequence ATGAAAAACGCTGCCGAACTTTGGCATAATGTATTGTCTGTGATCGAGGAAGAAGAACGGACACCTAAGGCAAGTTATGACATGTGGTTAAAATCCACTGAAGGCGTCACGCTGAATGGAACGACACTAATCATCTCAGCACCAGCTGCATTTACCGTTACTTGGCTGGAACGTCAATACTTATCGTTACTCGAAGATACGGTTGAAGAAGTGACAGGGAGTCGACTTGATATTCAATTTATCGAGGAAGGCCAAGCAAAGAAGATGCTCGATCGTCAAAATGAGGAAGCGTCTGAGACGGTACCACCGTCTAAAACATCAAATCGTGCACAATCGTCACGAAAACCAACCGATGAGCTGGTCATGAGTGAACTCGGTCAATTGAACACAAAATACACGTTCGATACGTTTGTCATTGGATCAGGTAACCGTTTTGCCCATGCCGCTTCCTTGGCTGTAGCAGAAGCACCTGCAAAAGCCTATAATCCTTTATTCATCTATGGAGGAGTCGGACTTGGTAAAACCCATTTGATGCACGCGATTGGCCAGTACGTCCAAGATCAAAACCTTGGGACACGGATCGCCTATGTCTCCTCGGAACGTTTTACAAATGACTTCATTAACTCGATTCGGGACAATAAAACCGTTGAGTTTCGGAACAAATACCGGAACATCGATGTTCTATTAATAGATGACATTCAATTTCTCGCAGGAAAAGAGCAGACGCAAGAGGAGTTTTTCCACACATTCAATGCCCTGCACAATGATCAAAAACAAATCATCATCTCAAGTGATCGACCACCAAAAGAAATTCCGACACTTGAAGATCGGCTCCGTTCTCGGTTCGAGTGGGGATTGATAACAGACATCACACCGCCTGACCTTGAGACACGGATTGCGATTCTCCGGAAAAAAGCCAATGCCGAGCAACTTGATGTTTCTAATGAAGTCATGCTCTATATCGCGAGTCAGATTGACACGAACATCCGCGAGCTCGAAGGGGCACTGACGCGTGTCATTGCTTATGCAAACCTGGTCGGACGGACGATTGATCCGAATGTTGCGGCAGAAGCGCTGCATAACATCATGCCGGTCACGGAGCCACGAAAAGTCACGATTCGCGACATCCAAGAGTCGGTCAGTAAACACTTCAACTTACCGTTTGACGACTTAAAGGCCAAAAAACGGACGAAATCGATTGCCTTTCCCCGCCAGATCGCGATGTACCTCTCGCGAGAGATGACGGAAAGTTCTTTACCGAAGATTGGTGAGGAATTTGGTGGACGGGATCACACGACGGTCATCCATGCACATGAGAAAATCAGTATGCTCGTTAAATCGGATGGAGAAACAGGAAAAGTCATTGAACAAATTAAGCATGAATTGAAACATTCCTGA
- the dnaN gene encoding DNA polymerase III subunit beta, producing the protein MHITIQRDTLIQAIQDVAKAVSSRTTIPILTGIKLEAHGDGMTLTGSDTEISIERTIYAEENGTSYVTVHRAGSVVLNARFFGDIVKKLPTDEVIIEVSPNFMTRIQSGTAEFHLNGLDSDEFPRLPQVDGGQQFRLPADLLRSMIRQTSFAVAVQETRPVLTGVNFSADKGILTCVSTDSHRLALRRAQFETENEISFQNVIVPGKSLNELSKLLGDGHVDVTITNQQILFKMKHVLFFSRLLDGNYPDTSRLIPEEYRTAVRMNAKELLQAIDRASLLAREDRNNVIKFAAEGTTAVEISSHSPEVGKVSEQVSILSLEGEELKISFNSKYMMDALKALDATDIEIQFTGSIRPFILHPVDQDNVLQLILPVRTA; encoded by the coding sequence ATGCATATTACAATTCAACGCGATACTTTAATCCAAGCCATCCAAGACGTAGCGAAAGCTGTCTCATCAAGAACGACGATTCCAATCTTAACGGGAATCAAACTTGAAGCGCATGGTGACGGAATGACGTTAACAGGGAGCGATACCGAGATTTCAATTGAACGGACAATCTACGCGGAAGAGAATGGTACTTCTTATGTAACGGTCCACCGCGCCGGTAGTGTCGTCCTCAATGCCCGTTTCTTTGGTGATATCGTTAAAAAGTTACCAACAGACGAAGTCATCATCGAAGTCTCTCCAAACTTCATGACACGGATTCAGTCCGGGACAGCTGAATTCCACCTGAACGGTCTTGACTCAGACGAGTTTCCGCGTCTTCCACAAGTCGATGGGGGGCAACAGTTCCGTTTACCTGCAGATCTATTACGTTCAATGATCCGTCAGACGAGTTTCGCCGTCGCGGTCCAAGAAACACGTCCTGTTTTGACAGGAGTGAATTTCTCAGCAGATAAAGGCATTTTGACATGCGTATCGACGGATAGTCATCGCCTTGCACTACGTCGGGCACAGTTTGAGACAGAGAACGAGATTTCGTTCCAAAATGTCATCGTGCCGGGTAAGAGCTTAAACGAATTATCGAAACTGTTAGGTGACGGTCATGTCGATGTCACGATCACGAACCAGCAAATCCTCTTCAAAATGAAACATGTCCTATTCTTCTCTCGTTTGCTCGACGGGAACTACCCGGATACGTCGCGTTTGATTCCAGAAGAGTACCGGACTGCTGTTCGCATGAATGCGAAGGAATTGCTTCAGGCAATCGACCGGGCATCCCTTCTTGCGCGTGAAGACCGCAACAACGTCATCAAGTTCGCCGCAGAAGGTACGACAGCCGTCGAAATTTCATCACACTCACCAGAAGTTGGGAAAGTTTCCGAACAAGTGAGCATCTTGTCGCTTGAAGGCGAAGAGCTGAAGATTTCTTTCAACTCGAAATACATGATGGATGCCTTGAAAGCACTCGATGCGACGGATATTGAAATTCAATTCACGGGATCGATTCGACCATTCATTCTCCATCCGGTCGACCAAGATAACGTCTTGCAATTGATTTTACCTGTCCGTACGGCTTGA
- the yaaA gene encoding S4 domain-containing protein YaaA: MNQIKITSEYVTLGQFLKLSDIISSGGQAKPFLAEVPILVNGEVDQRRGRKLRDGDVIDVEDYGQFVIKNEAN; this comes from the coding sequence ATGAATCAAATCAAAATCACGTCGGAATATGTCACATTAGGTCAGTTCTTGAAGCTGTCTGATATTATCTCGAGCGGAGGACAAGCAAAACCATTTCTAGCGGAGGTACCTATTCTCGTCAACGGTGAGGTCGATCAGCGACGTGGTCGTAAGCTGCGGGATGGAGATGTCATTGACGTAGAAGATTACGGTCAATTCGTCATCAAGAACGAGGCGAACTAA
- the recF gene encoding DNA replication/repair protein RecF (All proteins in this family for which functions are known are DNA-binding proteins that assist the filamentation of RecA onto DNA for the initiation of recombination or recombinational repair.) — MRLDSVRLSHYRNYESLELFFSEKTNVLIGENAQGKTNLLEAIHVLALAKSHRTTHDKELIQWDAEAARVEGRVMKRMGPHSQEIQISSRGKKAKLNHLEQRRLSDYIGALNIVLFAPEDLHIVKGSPQVRRRFLDMEIGQVSPVYLHELSQYLKVLKQRNALLKQLSIKGGDETFLDILTEQMITLAVKIVQRRHHFIAQLEKWARPIHDGISRGQEELVLRYRSDTFSDDSLDVEGMTASYTQKFGKIKENEIRRGVTLFGPHRDDFEMEVNGRNVQTYGSQGQQRTAALSLKLAEIELIHEEVGEYPLLLLDDVLSELDDHRQTHLLDTMQQKVQTILTTTSVEGIAHETIRQAKLFHVKQGAVILEETSYKETVGEKTDE; from the coding sequence GTGCGACTAGATTCGGTACGACTCAGTCATTATCGCAACTATGAGTCGCTGGAATTGTTCTTTTCTGAAAAGACGAACGTTTTAATCGGGGAAAATGCTCAAGGCAAGACGAACTTGCTCGAAGCAATCCACGTATTGGCGCTCGCGAAATCGCACCGGACGACACACGATAAGGAATTGATCCAGTGGGATGCGGAAGCAGCACGCGTCGAAGGGCGTGTCATGAAGCGGATGGGTCCCCATTCGCAGGAAATCCAGATTTCGAGTCGTGGGAAGAAGGCGAAGCTCAATCATCTCGAACAGCGGCGCCTCAGTGATTATATCGGGGCGCTCAATATCGTGTTGTTCGCACCAGAGGATTTGCATATCGTCAAAGGCAGTCCACAAGTCCGGCGTCGCTTTTTAGATATGGAGATTGGTCAAGTCAGTCCGGTCTACCTGCATGAATTAAGTCAATACCTGAAAGTGTTGAAACAACGGAATGCGTTGTTGAAGCAGTTGTCAATTAAAGGGGGGGACGAGACGTTCCTCGACATTTTGACGGAACAGATGATTACGCTTGCCGTTAAAATCGTTCAACGCCGTCATCATTTCATTGCCCAGCTCGAAAAGTGGGCGCGACCGATTCATGATGGAATCAGTCGTGGACAGGAAGAACTCGTTCTACGCTATCGATCCGATACATTTAGTGATGATTCGCTAGATGTCGAAGGAATGACTGCTTCTTATACGCAGAAGTTTGGTAAAATAAAAGAAAATGAAATTAGACGAGGCGTGACGTTATTTGGTCCACACCGTGATGACTTCGAAATGGAGGTCAATGGACGAAATGTCCAGACGTACGGTTCACAAGGACAGCAGCGGACGGCTGCGCTCTCGTTGAAGCTAGCAGAGATTGAGTTGATTCATGAGGAAGTTGGAGAATACCCGTTACTTCTTCTAGACGATGTGTTATCGGAACTCGATGATCATCGCCAAACCCATTTACTCGATACGATGCAACAAAAGGTTCAGACGATCCTGACGACGACGAGTGTCGAGGGAATCGCACATGAAACGATTAGACAAGCGAAGTTGTTCCACGTGAAACAAGGGGCAGTTATTTTGGAAGAGACATCCTATAAAGAAACAGTAGGTGAGAAAACCGATGAGTAA
- the gyrB gene encoding DNA topoisomerase (ATP-hydrolyzing) subunit B, producing the protein MELEQGYGADQIQVLEGLEAVRKRPGMYIGSTASKGLHHLVWEIVDNSIDEALAGYCDTIKVTIEPGNSILVEDNGRGIPIDIQEKMGRPAVEVILTVLHAGGKFGGGGYKVSGGLHGVGASVVNALSTKLEVFVKRNEKLYYQSYHRGVPTQDLEIIGTSEETGTMIRFFPDSEIFQETLEYDYDLLATRLRELAFLNKGLNIVITDDRAEEPITRHFHYEGGIKSYVEHLNRSKEVVHPEPVYVHGTKDGIEVEVALQYNDGFAANIYSFTNNIPTHEGGTHETGFKTALTRVINDYAKKFGLMKEADGTLSGEDVREGMTAIVSIKHPNPQFEGQTKTKLGNSDARTATDTLFSSIFEQFMMENPTNARAIVEKGMMASRARMAAKRARELTRRKGVLEVSSLPGKLADCSSRDATISEIYIVEGDSAGGSAKSGRDRHFQAILPIRGKILNVEKARLDKILGSNEIRTIITALGTSIGSEFNIEKARYHKVIIMTDADVDGAHIRTLLLTFFYRYMRPLVEHGYVYIAQPPLYGIKQGKNITYVHNERELNEALAALPENARYDIQRYKGLGEMDPEQLWETTMDPSGRQMLRVELQDAIEADEVFDILMGDQVEPRRDFIQSHAHYVKNLDI; encoded by the coding sequence ATGGAATTGGAACAAGGGTACGGTGCCGATCAGATTCAGGTACTTGAAGGTCTTGAAGCCGTTCGAAAACGTCCAGGTATGTACATTGGATCAACCGCGTCGAAAGGGCTCCACCATTTAGTTTGGGAAATCGTCGATAACTCGATTGATGAAGCACTAGCTGGATACTGTGACACGATTAAAGTCACGATTGAACCAGGGAACTCGATTCTAGTCGAGGATAACGGTCGGGGAATTCCGATTGATATTCAAGAAAAAATGGGACGTCCTGCAGTCGAAGTCATTTTAACGGTCCTCCATGCCGGCGGTAAGTTTGGTGGCGGAGGCTACAAAGTATCAGGTGGTCTTCACGGTGTCGGGGCTTCGGTCGTCAATGCCTTGTCGACGAAGCTTGAAGTATTCGTTAAGCGGAACGAGAAGCTCTATTATCAATCGTATCATCGTGGTGTTCCGACACAAGATCTCGAAATCATCGGGACTTCAGAAGAGACAGGGACGATGATTCGTTTCTTCCCGGACAGTGAAATCTTCCAGGAAACACTCGAATACGATTACGATTTACTTGCGACACGTTTACGTGAACTCGCTTTCTTGAATAAAGGTCTGAACATCGTCATTACGGACGATCGTGCAGAAGAACCGATTACGCGGCACTTCCATTACGAAGGTGGAATCAAGTCGTACGTTGAACACTTGAACCGCTCGAAAGAAGTTGTCCACCCGGAACCGGTCTATGTCCACGGGACAAAAGACGGAATTGAAGTCGAAGTTGCGCTTCAATACAACGATGGCTTTGCAGCCAACATCTATTCGTTTACGAACAACATTCCGACGCATGAAGGTGGTACGCATGAAACGGGCTTTAAGACGGCGTTGACGCGTGTCATCAATGACTATGCGAAGAAGTTCGGTTTGATGAAAGAAGCAGACGGTACGTTGTCTGGGGAAGACGTCCGTGAAGGAATGACGGCAATCGTCTCGATCAAACACCCGAACCCCCAATTCGAAGGACAAACGAAAACGAAGCTTGGTAACTCGGATGCTCGAACAGCGACCGATACGTTATTCTCTTCCATCTTTGAACAGTTCATGATGGAAAACCCGACGAATGCTCGTGCAATCGTCGAAAAAGGAATGATGGCCTCGCGTGCCCGGATGGCAGCGAAACGCGCGCGTGAATTGACACGTCGCAAAGGTGTCCTAGAAGTAAGTTCACTTCCTGGTAAATTGGCCGACTGTTCATCGCGGGATGCAACGATTTCAGAAATCTATATCGTCGAGGGTGACTCAGCGGGTGGTTCTGCGAAATCAGGTCGTGACCGTCACTTCCAAGCGATTTTACCGATCCGTGGTAAAATTTTGAACGTTGAAAAAGCCCGTCTCGATAAAATTCTCGGCAGTAACGAGATCCGGACGATCATTACCGCACTCGGAACGAGTATCGGTTCAGAATTCAACATCGAAAAAGCACGGTATCATAAAGTCATCATCATGACCGATGCCGACGTCGATGGTGCCCACATCCGGACACTCCTGTTGACGTTCTTCTACCGGTATATGCGTCCGCTCGTCGAGCATGGTTATGTCTATATCGCACAACCGCCGCTCTATGGAATCAAGCAAGGGAAAAACATCACATATGTGCATAACGAACGTGAACTGAACGAGGCCTTAGCCGCACTTCCAGAAAACGCGCGTTACGACATTCAGCGTTACAAAGGTCTCGGTGAAATGGATCCAGAGCAACTTTGGGAAACAACGATGGATCCGAGTGGTCGTCAAATGCTTCGGGTTGAACTTCAAGATGCCATCGAAGCGGATGAAGTATTCGATATCTTGATGGGAGATCAGGTAGAACCACGTCGTGACTTTATCCAGTCGCACGCGCATTACGTGAAGAACTTGGATATTTAA
- the gyrA gene encoding DNA gyrase subunit A, which yields MSDQQGIIKDINISQEMRTSFMDYAMSVIVARALPDVRDGLKPGHRRILYAMNDLGIRADKPHKKSARIVGEVIGKYHPHGDSAVYDTMVRMAQDFSYRYELVDGHGNFGSVDGDSAAAMRYTEARMSKIAMEIVRDINKNTVDFKDNYDGSEREPEVLPARFPNLLVNGSSGIAVGMATNIPPHQLGEVIDGVLALTHNPEITISELMQHIPGPDFPTAGEILGRSGIRRAYETGRGSIIVRAKAEIEQAKKDRERIIVTELPYQVNKARLVEKIADLVREKKIEGITDLRDESDRRGMRIVMEIRRDANASVILNNLYKQTSMQTTFGVNMLAIVGGRPKTLTLKEMLYHYLEHQKEIVRRRTQFDLEKAEAREHLLAGLRIALDHLDEVIKIIRANRTADAAREQLMDRFALSEKQSQAILDMRLQRLTGLEREKIDAEYDEIMQLIAELKKILESDEELLELIRTELEEVKERFNDKRRTEIRMDHIEFEDEDLIPEKDIIITLTSSGYIKRLTTDSYRAQRRGGRGVQGIGTNDADYVTRLLSCSTHDTILFFTNRGKVYRIRGYEVPEMSRTSKGVPIINLIQIERDEKVETMIPVNFKRYLEEQNVVEESIIDATIESDDDVAPEEETEEILDAEEVMQDEQKSLIFMTRKGRVKRSPLSAYARINKNGLIAIRLFEDDELTSVRLASTDDEVFTVSNRGKAIRFPITNVRSMGRGARGVKAMKLAEEDIVIGMELARDEQDVLVITEKGFGKRTPMTEFRSQTRGGKGLIASKVNDRIGQIAALRIVDVDDDIMIMTEGGIVIRTDSQNISRVGRNTQGVKVIRIEEGDRVATVAKLKKEENEEAIVDELSTVVDEENVSSAVEAETVIEETEE from the coding sequence ATGTCCGATCAACAAGGAATCATTAAAGATATAAATATTAGTCAAGAAATGCGTACATCCTTCATGGATTACGCGATGAGCGTCATCGTCGCACGTGCACTTCCAGATGTACGTGACGGTCTGAAGCCAGGACATCGCCGGATTCTTTATGCGATGAACGATCTCGGTATCCGCGCAGATAAGCCACATAAAAAATCTGCCCGTATCGTCGGTGAAGTTATCGGTAAGTATCACCCGCATGGTGATTCTGCTGTTTACGACACGATGGTTCGGATGGCACAGGACTTCAGCTACCGGTATGAGCTTGTCGATGGTCACGGAAACTTCGGTTCTGTCGACGGCGACTCCGCCGCTGCGATGCGATATACGGAAGCCCGTATGTCAAAAATCGCAATGGAGATCGTCCGTGACATCAATAAAAACACCGTTGATTTCAAAGATAACTATGATGGTTCGGAACGGGAACCGGAAGTCTTACCGGCACGTTTTCCGAACTTACTTGTCAATGGATCAAGTGGGATTGCGGTCGGGATGGCGACAAACATTCCACCGCACCAATTAGGTGAAGTCATCGATGGTGTACTTGCGCTAACGCACAACCCGGAGATTACGATTTCCGAATTGATGCAACACATTCCCGGTCCGGACTTCCCGACAGCTGGTGAAATTCTAGGGCGGAGTGGGATACGCCGTGCCTATGAAACGGGACGCGGGTCGATCATCGTTCGTGCGAAAGCAGAAATCGAACAAGCTAAAAAAGACCGCGAACGGATTATCGTCACGGAACTGCCGTATCAAGTCAACAAAGCACGTCTTGTTGAAAAAATCGCCGATCTCGTCCGTGAGAAGAAAATTGAAGGCATTACAGACTTACGTGACGAATCCGATCGTCGTGGTATGCGGATTGTCATGGAAATTCGTCGTGACGCGAACGCAAGCGTCATCTTAAATAACTTATACAAACAGACATCGATGCAAACGACGTTTGGTGTCAACATGCTTGCGATCGTTGGTGGTCGTCCGAAGACGTTGACACTTAAAGAGATGCTCTATCATTACCTCGAGCACCAAAAAGAAATCGTCCGTCGCCGAACACAGTTCGATCTTGAGAAAGCGGAGGCACGTGAACATCTTCTTGCGGGTCTTCGTATCGCACTTGATCACTTGGATGAAGTCATTAAAATCATCCGGGCGAACCGAACAGCCGATGCGGCACGCGAACAGTTGATGGATCGGTTTGCTTTATCAGAGAAACAATCGCAAGCGATTCTCGATATGCGTCTTCAACGTCTAACAGGACTCGAACGTGAGAAAATCGATGCTGAATATGATGAAATCATGCAATTGATTGCGGAACTCAAGAAAATTCTCGAAAGTGATGAAGAATTGCTCGAATTGATTCGGACGGAACTCGAGGAAGTGAAAGAACGCTTCAACGACAAACGCCGGACTGAAATTCGAATGGATCACATCGAATTCGAAGATGAAGATTTAATTCCTGAAAAAGATATCATCATCACATTGACGAGCAGCGGATACATCAAACGTCTCACGACGGATTCGTATCGAGCACAACGTCGTGGTGGTCGTGGTGTCCAAGGAATCGGAACGAATGATGCGGATTATGTAACACGTCTCTTATCGTGTTCGACGCATGATACGATCCTGTTCTTTACGAACCGCGGGAAAGTCTACCGCATCCGTGGGTATGAAGTACCGGAGATGAGCCGGACTTCAAAAGGTGTGCCAATCATCAACCTGATTCAGATTGAACGGGATGAAAAGGTTGAGACGATGATTCCAGTTAACTTCAAACGTTACTTGGAAGAGCAAAATGTCGTCGAAGAATCCATCATCGACGCGACAATCGAATCGGATGACGATGTAGCACCGGAAGAAGAAACGGAAGAGATTCTTGACGCAGAAGAAGTCATGCAGGATGAGCAAAAATCATTAATCTTCATGACACGCAAAGGACGCGTTAAACGTTCGCCACTCTCTGCGTACGCCCGGATTAATAAAAACGGTCTGATTGCGATTCGTCTGTTCGAAGACGACGAATTGACATCGGTCCGTCTCGCTTCGACAGACGATGAAGTCTTTACCGTTTCGAACCGTGGTAAGGCGATTCGTTTCCCGATCACAAACGTCCGCTCGATGGGACGTGGTGCGCGTGGTGTCAAAGCGATGAAACTAGCCGAAGAAGATATCGTCATCGGCATGGAGCTTGCGCGTGACGAACAAGATGTCCTCGTCATCACAGAAAAAGGCTTCGGGAAGCGGACACCAATGACTGAGTTCCGAAGCCAGACACGTGGTGGTAAAGGATTGATCGCAAGTAAAGTGAACGACCGGATTGGTCAAATTGCTGCCCTGCGGATCGTTGACGTCGATGATGACATCATGATCATGACAGAAGGCGGAATCGTCATTCGGACCGATTCACAAAACATTTCACGTGTCGGACGGAACACGCAAGGCGTTAAGGTCATTCGGATTGAAGAAGGTGACCGTGTCGCTACCGTTGCGAAACTGAAAAAAGAAGAAAACGAAGAAGCGATTGTTGATGAGCTGTCGACTGTCGTAGACGAAGAAAACGTTTCTTCGGCTGTTGAAGCAGAAACAGTAATCGAAGAAACCGAAGAATAA